One Bosea sp. 685 DNA segment encodes these proteins:
- the fdhF gene encoding formate dehydrogenase subunit alpha: protein MSLIKEIDFGTPIRVSEKQVTLTIDGQSVTVPAGTSVMAAAMSAGTKIPKLCATDMLEPFGSCRLCLVEIEGRRGTPSSCTTPAEEGMVVRTQTEQLSTLRKGVMELYISDHPLDCLTCSANGDCELQDMAGAVGLREVRYGYEGENHVFAKTADGLANENWLAKDTSNPYFTYDPTKCIVCNRCVRACEEVQGTFALTITGRGFDSRVAPGPTDFLGSECVSCGACVQACPTATLMENSVIEMGQPEHSKVTTCAYCGVGCSFKAEMQGDKVVRMVPYKDGKANEGHSCVKGRFAWGYATHKDRITKPMIREKITDPWREVSWEEAINHAASEFKRIQSRYGRESLGAITSSRCTNEEVFLVQKLVRAGFRNNNVDTCARVCHSPTGYGLKTTLGTSAGTQDFKSVAKADVILVIGANPTDGHPVFASRMKKRLRQGAKLIVADPRRIDMVKSPHIKAEHHLQLLPGTNVALINALSHVVVTEGLIAEDYVRERCDLADFEIWARFIAQEHNSPEASEQFTGVPAADVRAAARLYATADNGAIFYGLGVTEHSQGSTMVMGMANLAMATGNIGRDGVGINPLRGQNNVQGACDMGSFPHEFTGYRHVSDDATRQIFEMMWGVPLDVEPGLRIPNMLDEAVGGTFKALYVQGEDIAQSDPNTQHVTAGLSAMECVVVQDLFLNETAKYAHVFLPGSSFLEKDGTFTNAERRINRVRQVMAPLSGKAEWQVTIDFARALGYEMAYAHPSEIMDEIARLTPSFAAVSYDKLDKLGSVQWPCNEKAPTGTPLMHVDRFVRGKGKFMITEFVPTEERTGARFPLILTTGRILSQYNVGAQTRRTANFAWHDEDVLEIHPFDAENRGIKSGDLVALASRSGDISLRAEVSERMQPGVVYTTFHHAETGANVITTDFSDWATNCPEYKVTAVEVRRTNYYSQWQERNREEDISLRQIAGRLPDAAE from the coding sequence ATGAGCCTGATCAAGGAGATCGATTTCGGCACGCCGATCCGCGTTTCCGAAAAGCAGGTCACGCTGACGATCGACGGGCAGAGCGTCACGGTCCCGGCCGGGACCTCGGTGATGGCGGCTGCGATGAGCGCGGGAACCAAGATCCCCAAGCTCTGCGCCACCGACATGCTCGAGCCCTTCGGCTCGTGCCGGCTCTGCCTCGTCGAGATCGAGGGAAGGCGCGGCACGCCTTCCTCCTGCACCACCCCGGCCGAAGAGGGCATGGTGGTTCGCACGCAGACCGAGCAGCTCTCGACGCTGCGCAAGGGCGTGATGGAGCTCTATATCTCCGACCACCCGCTCGACTGCCTGACCTGCTCGGCCAATGGCGATTGCGAATTGCAGGACATGGCGGGCGCGGTCGGCCTGCGCGAGGTGCGCTATGGCTATGAGGGCGAGAACCACGTCTTCGCCAAGACAGCGGACGGCCTCGCCAATGAGAACTGGTTGGCCAAGGACACCTCCAACCCCTATTTCACCTATGATCCGACAAAATGCATCGTCTGCAATCGCTGCGTGCGCGCCTGCGAGGAGGTGCAAGGCACCTTTGCGCTGACGATCACGGGCCGCGGCTTCGATTCGCGCGTCGCCCCGGGGCCGACCGATTTCCTGGGTTCCGAATGCGTCTCCTGCGGCGCCTGCGTGCAGGCCTGCCCGACGGCGACGCTGATGGAGAACAGCGTCATTGAGATGGGCCAGCCCGAGCATTCCAAGGTCACGACCTGCGCCTATTGCGGCGTCGGCTGCTCGTTCAAGGCCGAGATGCAGGGCGACAAGGTCGTCCGGATGGTGCCCTACAAGGACGGCAAGGCCAATGAGGGCCATTCCTGCGTCAAGGGCCGCTTCGCCTGGGGTTATGCGACCCATAAGGACCGCATCACCAAGCCGATGATCCGGGAGAAGATCACCGATCCCTGGCGCGAGGTGTCGTGGGAGGAGGCGATCAACCATGCGGCCTCCGAGTTCAAGCGCATCCAGTCGCGCTATGGCCGGGAATCGCTTGGCGCCATCACCTCGTCGCGCTGCACCAATGAGGAGGTTTTCCTCGTCCAGAAACTGGTGCGCGCCGGTTTCCGCAACAACAATGTCGATACCTGCGCCCGCGTCTGCCATTCGCCGACAGGCTATGGCCTGAAGACGACGCTGGGCACCTCGGCCGGCACGCAGGATTTCAAATCGGTCGCCAAGGCCGACGTCATCCTGGTGATCGGCGCGAACCCGACCGACGGCCACCCGGTCTTCGCCTCACGGATGAAGAAGCGCCTGCGTCAGGGCGCCAAGCTGATCGTCGCCGATCCACGCCGGATCGACATGGTGAAGTCGCCCCATATCAAGGCGGAACACCATCTCCAGCTCCTGCCCGGCACCAATGTCGCGCTGATCAACGCGCTCAGTCATGTCGTCGTCACCGAAGGGCTGATCGCCGAGGATTATGTCCGCGAGCGCTGCGACCTGGCCGATTTCGAGATCTGGGCCCGCTTCATCGCGCAGGAGCATAATTCGCCCGAGGCGAGCGAGCAGTTCACCGGCGTGCCGGCGGCCGATGTCCGCGCCGCGGCGCGGCTCTACGCCACCGCCGATAATGGCGCGATCTTCTATGGGCTTGGCGTCACCGAGCACAGCCAGGGCTCGACCATGGTGATGGGCATGGCCAATCTCGCCATGGCGACGGGCAATATCGGGCGCGACGGCGTCGGCATCAATCCGCTGCGCGGCCAGAACAATGTCCAGGGCGCCTGCGACATGGGCTCCTTCCCGCACGAGTTCACCGGCTACCGCCATGTCTCGGACGATGCGACGCGCCAGATCTTCGAGATGATGTGGGGCGTGCCGCTGGACGTGGAGCCGGGCCTGCGCATCCCCAACATGCTCGACGAGGCGGTCGGCGGCACCTTCAAGGCGCTCTATGTCCAGGGCGAGGATATCGCCCAGTCCGACCCAAACACGCAGCACGTTACGGCCGGCCTGTCTGCGATGGAATGTGTCGTGGTGCAGGATCTCTTCCTGAACGAGACGGCGAAATACGCCCATGTCTTCCTGCCGGGCTCCTCCTTCCTGGAGAAGGACGGCACCTTCACCAATGCCGAGCGCCGCATCAACCGCGTCCGGCAAGTGATGGCGCCGCTCTCGGGCAAGGCCGAATGGCAGGTCACGATCGATTTCGCCCGGGCGCTCGGCTACGAGATGGCCTATGCGCATCCCAGCGAGATCATGGACGAGATCGCGCGGCTGACGCCGAGCTTCGCTGCGGTAAGCTATGACAAGCTCGACAAGCTCGGCTCCGTGCAATGGCCCTGCAATGAGAAGGCGCCGACCGGCACGCCCTTGATGCATGTCGACCGCTTCGTGCGCGGCAAGGGCAAGTTCATGATCACCGAATTCGTGCCCACCGAGGAGCGCACTGGCGCGCGCTTCCCGCTGATCCTGACGACGGGGCGCATCCTCTCGCAATATAATGTCGGCGCGCAGACACGGCGCACGGCCAACTTCGCCTGGCATGACGAGGACGTGCTCGAGATCCACCCCTTCGACGCCGAGAATCGCGGCATCAAATCAGGCGATCTCGTCGCGCTCGCCAGCCGCTCCGGCGACATCTCCTTGCGCGCCGAGGTCTCGGAGCGGATGCAGCCGGGCGTGGTCTACACGACCTTCCATCATGCCGAGACCGGCGCCAACGTCATCACCACGGATTTCTCGGACTGGGCGACCAATTGCCCGGAATACAAGGTGACGGCGGTCGAGGTCAGGCGGACGAATTATTATTCGCAATGGCAGGAGCGCAACCGCGAGGAAGACATCTCGCTGCGCCAGATCGCGGGGCGTTTGCCCGATGCCGCGGAATAG
- the fdhD gene encoding formate dehydrogenase accessory sulfurtransferase FdhD, protein MPRNSPPAQPPASCAVPAEPVRFDGGRGPAVSAEVAVEAPVSIVYGNLPYAVMMATPSDLEDFVAGFSLTEGIVTGIDEIRGIAIQPQPDGIVVTVDLAPGRFREHLARRRNLSGRTSCGLCGVETLSELPMARAGAREGQPISRNAIHAALASLERHQPLNRLTHAVHAAVWCDATGAILAAREDVGRHNALDKLIGARLRAGHEAGSGFVLVTSRASFEMVEKAAIFGASTLVSISAPTSFAIERAKRLGLNLVCVARDDGCIVFAGALAPELETQAR, encoded by the coding sequence ATGCCGCGGAATAGCCCGCCCGCCCAGCCGCCGGCCTCCTGCGCCGTGCCGGCCGAGCCGGTCCGCTTCGATGGCGGCCGGGGCCCGGCAGTGAGCGCCGAGGTCGCCGTCGAGGCGCCGGTCAGCATCGTCTATGGCAACCTGCCCTATGCGGTGATGATGGCGACGCCGTCGGATCTCGAGGATTTCGTCGCCGGCTTCAGCCTGACCGAGGGCATCGTCACCGGCATCGACGAGATCAGGGGCATCGCGATCCAGCCGCAGCCGGACGGCATCGTCGTCACCGTCGATCTCGCGCCCGGCCGTTTCCGCGAGCATCTGGCGCGGCGGCGCAATCTCTCGGGCCGGACCTCATGCGGGCTCTGCGGCGTCGAGACGCTGAGCGAACTGCCGATGGCGCGGGCAGGAGCGAGGGAGGGGCAACCGATCTCGCGAAACGCCATTCATGCGGCGTTGGCGAGCCTGGAGCGCCACCAGCCATTGAACCGGCTCACCCATGCCGTCCATGCCGCCGTCTGGTGCGATGCAACAGGGGCGATCCTGGCGGCGCGCGAGGATGTCGGCCGGCACAACGCGCTCGACAAGCTGATCGGTGCGCGGCTGCGCGCCGGCCATGAGGCCGGCAGCGGTTTCGTGCTCGTCACCAGCCGCGCCTCCTTCGAGATGGTCGAGAAGGCCGCGATCTTTGGGGCCAGCACACTGGTTTCGATCTCGGCGCCGACCTCATTTGCGATCGAGCGGGCGAAGCGGCTCGGCTTGAATCTTGTCTGCGTCGCCCGTGACGATGGCTGCATCGTCTTCGCCGGCGCACTGGCACCTGAACTGGAGACGCAGGCACGATGA
- a CDS encoding formate dehydrogenase subunit delta: MSEAALSTTEARDAHKAEQCEKLARMAGQIADFFKSYPDAQAVPAIADHINQFWSRRMREDFLAAFTSDSQELQPLVRRALALIRPARGG; the protein is encoded by the coding sequence ATGAGCGAAGCTGCGTTGTCGACGACAGAGGCGCGGGACGCCCACAAGGCCGAGCAGTGCGAAAAGCTCGCGCGCATGGCCGGGCAGATCGCCGATTTCTTCAAATCCTATCCCGACGCGCAGGCGGTGCCCGCCATCGCCGACCACATCAACCAGTTCTGGAGCCGGCGCATGCGCGAGGATTTCCTCGCCGCATTCACCAGCGATTCCCAGGAGCTCCAACCCCTTGTGCGGCGCGCCTTGGCGCTGATCAGGCCGGCGCGGGGCGGATAG
- a CDS encoding OFA family MFS transporter: MSIAQDIGQVAPASGLLDRERIIAKAGFNRWLVPPAALCIHLCIGMAYGFSVFWLPLSQAIGVTKPVACAADVGLIGSLFTTACDWKVADLGWMYTLFFVLLGSSAAIWGGWLERSGPRKAAFVSALCWCGGLLISALGVYTHQLWLMWLGSGVIGGIGLGLGYISPVSTLVKWFPDRRGMATGMAIMGFGGGAMIGSPLADILMNAFKTPTSVGVWQTFVVMAAIYFVFMMAGAFGYRIPPSGWRPDGWTPPATQNAMITSGHVHLKDAHKTPQFWLIWAVLCLNVSAGIGVLGMASPMLQEIFAGSLIGKPEIGFAALDAEQKKQIATIAAAFVGLLSLFNIAGRFFWASLSDKLGRKLTYATFFGLGIVLYGLSPWAAHAGSLALFVAFFCIILSMYGGGFATVPAYLADMFGTQFVGAVHGRLLTAWSTAGIIGPVVVNYIREAQINAGVPRAQVYDRTMYILAGMLVAGFIANLLVRPVVQKWFMRDAEVAALQAKSASAAASGPHGSFGIGKGGFDGTALLAWAVVGIPLAWGVWITLSKSLALFR, translated from the coding sequence ATGAGCATCGCACAGGATATAGGGCAGGTCGCGCCTGCCTCGGGACTGCTGGACCGAGAGAGGATCATCGCGAAGGCCGGCTTCAACCGTTGGCTGGTGCCGCCTGCAGCGCTTTGCATCCATCTCTGCATCGGCATGGCCTATGGCTTCAGCGTGTTCTGGCTGCCGCTCAGCCAGGCCATCGGCGTCACCAAGCCGGTCGCTTGTGCGGCCGATGTCGGGCTGATCGGCTCGCTCTTCACCACGGCCTGCGACTGGAAGGTCGCCGATCTCGGCTGGATGTACACGCTGTTCTTCGTGCTGCTCGGCTCCTCGGCTGCGATCTGGGGCGGCTGGCTCGAACGCTCGGGTCCGCGCAAGGCCGCCTTCGTCTCGGCGCTGTGCTGGTGCGGCGGCCTCCTGATCTCGGCGCTCGGCGTCTACACCCACCAGCTCTGGCTGATGTGGCTGGGTTCGGGCGTCATCGGCGGTATCGGGCTGGGCCTGGGCTATATCTCGCCGGTCTCGACCTTGGTGAAATGGTTCCCCGACCGGCGCGGCATGGCGACCGGCATGGCGATCATGGGTTTCGGTGGTGGCGCGATGATCGGCTCGCCCTTGGCCGACATCCTGATGAACGCGTTCAAGACCCCGACCTCGGTCGGTGTCTGGCAGACCTTCGTGGTGATGGCGGCGATCTACTTCGTCTTCATGATGGCGGGCGCTTTCGGCTACCGCATCCCGCCCTCGGGCTGGCGCCCGGATGGCTGGACGCCGCCGGCGACCCAGAACGCGATGATCACCTCTGGTCATGTGCATCTCAAGGACGCGCATAAGACGCCGCAGTTCTGGCTGATCTGGGCCGTGCTCTGCCTCAACGTCTCGGCCGGCATCGGCGTGCTCGGCATGGCCTCGCCGATGCTGCAGGAGATCTTCGCCGGCTCGCTGATCGGCAAGCCCGAGATCGGGTTCGCCGCGCTCGACGCCGAGCAGAAGAAGCAGATCGCCACGATCGCTGCCGCCTTCGTCGGCCTGCTCTCGCTGTTCAACATCGCCGGCCGTTTCTTCTGGGCCTCGCTCTCGGACAAGCTCGGCCGCAAGCTGACCTATGCGACCTTCTTCGGCCTGGGCATCGTGCTTTACGGGCTCTCGCCCTGGGCCGCCCATGCCGGGTCGCTGGCACTGTTCGTCGCCTTTTTCTGCATCATCCTGTCGATGTATGGCGGGGGCTTTGCCACCGTGCCGGCCTATCTCGCCGACATGTTCGGTACCCAGTTCGTCGGCGCGGTTCATGGCCGGCTGCTGACGGCGTGGTCGACGGCGGGCATCATTGGTCCGGTCGTGGTCAACTATATCCGCGAGGCTCAAATCAATGCGGGCGTGCCGCGCGCACAGGTCTATGACCGGACGATGTATATCCTCGCCGGCATGCTGGTGGCGGGTTTCATTGCCAATCTGCTCGTCCGTCCGGTGGTGCAGAAATGGTTCATGAGGGATGCGGAAGTCGCAGCCCTCCAGGCCAAGTCCGCCAGCGCCGCGGCGAGCGGCCCGCATGGCTCCTTCGGCATCGGCAAGGGCGGCTTCGATGGTACGGCGCTGCTCGCCTGGGCCGTTGTCGGCATTCCGCTGGCCTGGGGCGTCTGGATCACCCTGTCCAAATCGCTGGCGCTGTTCCGCTGA